One Scomber scombrus chromosome 1, fScoSco1.1, whole genome shotgun sequence DNA segment encodes these proteins:
- the si:ch73-167i17.6 gene encoding regulator of G-protein signaling 9-binding protein, which yields MGKEECKTMLDALNKVTACYRHLVIALGSTSDSQNLREELKRTRKKAQELAVANRTKLTSLLKDKTISKEDRAEYERLWVLFSSSMDLLEVDMKRSLEIGQDFPLKVPTRHLIQTGMTGSTTTVAARAMSVQNMKYEADSNIDTADLRDLQTEITQVTQMVEEMEMKVQVAPWAVEAKQEAGAELKSNMSVGNSSVGVISMCEEEPKEEEGGGGSGGSSLAPVCAVFVFLVIIMVAAVLGYLVINMS from the coding sequence aTGGGGAAAGAGGAGTGCAAAACAATGCTGGATGCTTTGAACAAAGTGACCGCCTGCTACAGGCATTTGGTGATCGCTCTGGGAAGCACCTCGGACTCGCAGAACCTGCGAGAGGAGCTGAAGAGGACCCGCAAAAAGGCCCAGGAGCTGGCCGTGGCCAACAGGACTAAACTGACCTCTCTGCTCAAAGATAAGACCATCAGCAAAGAGGACCGGGCCGAGTACGAGCGCCTATGGGTGCTGTTCTCCAGCAGCATGGACCTCCTGGAGGTAGACATGAAAAGGTCCCTGGAGATAGGGCAGGATTTCCCACTGAAGGTGCCGACGAGGCACCTCATTCAGACGGGGATGACCGGCAGCACCACCACCGTGGCGGCCCGGGCCATGAGCGTGCAGAACATGAAGTACGAGGCGGACAGCAACATCGACACGGCGGACCTCAGGGACCTGCAGACCGAGATCACCCAGGTGACCCAGATGGTggaagagatggagatgaaggtGCAGGTGGCGCCGTGGGCCGTCGAGGCGAAGCAGGAGGCAGGCGCGGAGCTCAAATCCAACATGAGCGTGGGGAATTCCTCGGTGGGTGTCATCTCCATGTGCGAAGAGGagccaaaagaagaagaaggaggaggaggcagtggGGGCTCAAGTTTGGCGCCGGTCTGCGCTGTGTTTGTATTCTTGGTCATTATTATGGTCGCTGCGGTTCTAGGATACTTGGTAATCAATATGTCATGA
- the nudt19 gene encoding nucleoside diphosphate-linked moiety X motif 19 has product MNTALKHWKEAATLILAAGNRLGVDALSSRTPPVSGCYGRSHLPHKSRFDYDVLLLKRSSKSGFMPNAYVFPGGMVDSSDFSSEWLDIFKSFSDSPNFGLRGVKQSAETRPPIFATDRLKLGSPIPGEVAFRICALRETFEESGVLMVVPQTEEESLLKSTEDRCATDQILHYKVNDLCSNELTKWRALVNQNPSNFIRMCRELQVLPNIWALHEWGNWLTPAGRYGVTRFDTAFFICCLQETPHTLQDQREIVRFQWSTPSEILQSYEARELWIAPPQFYELSRMCRYPLLSDLHKFASQRAREGCEHWLPVVLTKDEQYISLLPGDKLYPLNSSGETVVGKSTDPQVEDRQDDSALHRIRISDPYTVTLQITITPKYNHLLPVVGSAAPPDSKSEL; this is encoded by the exons ATGAACACCGCTCTGAAGCACTGGAAGGAGGCGGCCACTCTCATCTTAGCCGCCGGTAACAGACTCGGCGTGGACGCTTTATCGTCGAGGACACCACCTGTCAGCGGCTGCTACGGACGGTCACACCTGCCGCACAAGTCCCGCTTTGATTACGACGTTTTACTGCTAAAACGAAGCAGTAAAAGTGGATTCATGCCCAATGCGTATGTGTTTCCCGGTGGTATGGTGGACTCTTCGGACTTTTCCAGTGAATGGTTGGACATATTCAAATCTTTCAGCGACTCACCTAATTTCGGGTTGAGGGGCGTCAAACAGTCTGCGGAGACCAGACCTCCCATCTTCGCCACCGATCGGCTGAAACTGGGCTCCCCGATCCCGGGAGAGGTCGCCTTCCGGATCTGCGCCCTGAGGGAGACGTTTGAGGAGTCCGGTGTGCTCATGGTTGTGCCCCAAACGGAGGAGGAAAGTTTGTTAAAAAGCACAGAAGACAGATGTGCCACTGATCAAATCCTCCACTACAAGGTAAACGATCTGTGCAGTAATGAACTTACCAAGTGGAGGGCTTTGGTGAATCAGAACCCCTCCAACTTCATCAGGATGTGCAGAGAATTGCAGGTGTTGCCCAACATCTGGGCTTTACATGAGTGGGGCAACTGGCTGACTCCTGCCGGCCGATACGGAGTGACGAGGTTTGACACAGCTTTCTTCATCTGCTGCCTGCAGGAGACCCCCCACACACTGCAGGACCAGAGGGAAATAGTGCGCTTTCAG tggtCCACACCTTCAGAAATCCTGCAAAGCTACGAGGCACGAGAGTTGTGGATTGCCCCTCCGCAGTTCTACGAGCTCAGCCGCATGTGCCGCTACCCTTTGCTGAGTGACCTCCACAAGTTTGCCAGCCAGCGAGCAAGAGAGGGCTGCGAGCACTGGCTGCCTGTTGTTTTAACAAAAGATGAACAGTACATATCACTGCTGCCAG GTGACAAACTTTACCCGTTGAACAGTTCAGGAGAAACTGTCGTAGGTAAAAGCACAGACCCTCAGGTGGAGGATCGTCAGGATGATTCTGCACTGCACCGCATCCGTATCTCAGATCCATACACTGTGACTTTACAGATCACCATCACACCCAAGTACAACCACCTGCTGCCTGTTGTCGGGTCAGCCGCACCACCTGACTCAAAAAGTGAGCTTTGA